The genomic interval CGGCAAAGTACTTCCCGGACACATTCAAAAGTCTCGGATGAGTCGCCACGTAACAAGTCGTAGCAGCAGCCTACAATATAATACATATCGCACCCCACccatcatacatatatatatatatatatacatggtttTCCCAGAAGCCACTGTAAAGCTAGCAAAGGGTAAGTTTTTTTTGGAATCTTATAACATCTCCAATTACGTACGTACCTGAGGAATTGTCTTCAAGAGCTTGGAAGCGAAGAAGAAAGCCAAATCTGCATATATATGTCAGAGAAATTCAGGAATTTTCAGACGAAAACAGtaaagtttgaatgttttgggttttaaaagaGATTGATCGTGATGATAATCTTCTTCAACCTGTGACTAGGCCTTCGCGTTCTCTAGTGAGTCCGGTTCTCACTATTCCCGGATGAACACAATTCGCAGTCACGTTGGCCTCCATTTGctgcaaattattattattattattattataatactaGATTCAAGAAATGGTTGTTTCAAGACAATCTgaacaagaagaaagaaaagaacaaatattcactttttcctttaatttgttttcttctgtCTTTAATAATACTTGATCAAGCAATCTCTAACTATACCTTCAGTCTCCGAGCAAGTTCCTTGGTGTGCAAAACGTTGGCGAGCTTCGAGAGCGCGTAAGCACGTGTCGCGTCGTAATGGCTGAATAAACCGAGGCAAATTATATACAGAAAGTCAAAAACAGAAGTTATTGTACTGTGTGACAACAACAACTTGTGTATACAATCGGTCTTATTATTACAGATAATTTACAGTTACCaatatttcattttccattttttttttctagttcttCACCTCTTGTTTCGTGTTATCAGACCAAGATATCCGATCATGTCACCGGAAAACCAGCCGTGAATGCCCGAGGACACGTTCACTATCCGGCCTTGAACGCCGGTGTTTTTCGCCGTCTCAATCATTCTGTTCAGCAACAGCTTCGTCAACAGAAAATGACCTGCAAGAATTCACCGAAAAATATTTCGTTATGTTGGCTATAATTCATTGCTAAAATCTACAATATTATTGCCTATGATGTATTTTAATAGCTTACCTAAATAATTAGTGGCAAAAGTCATTTCGATTCCGTCTTCAGAAATTGCATGCTCGTGAGCAAACTTGCCGGCGTTGTTTCTGAGATCAAGTACAAAACTGGGTTATTCCAGTTCAGTACTTACAGGCTGCCGATAAACTATGTAAAATGTAACGAAACCCaatagagaaaaaacaaaaggagtTTCTTTTCGATCCCTCTGTTTTCTCGGCAAGTATACAAtattcaaagaagaaaagaagcaactaaaaaaaagaagggCTTCTGAGGCACTTACATGAGGAGATTCAGAGGCAAATCGAGGGACTCGAACTCGGAGACGAAGTTTCGGACAGAACCAAGAGAGCTAAGATCGAGCGGCATGACAACAATCTCCGACTCGGGACACTCCGACACAATACGAGCCTTGGCTTCCTCAGCAGCCTTGAGGTTTCGAGCCGGGAGGACCAGCCTCGCCCCTCCCTTGGCCAGAGCACGAGCCGTCTCGGCACCGATCCCTGACGTAGCGCCTGTGGTGAAAGTTGAAGCACACAAAAATCAGAAAAACCACACGTTAAACGCAAATAGGCCGAGTTCACCGGTTGTGATGATTCGACGGCTATGAATGTGGGATGTACAAAAAGATTACCTGTGATAATGGCCGTGACGGAGCGCAGATCGGAGCTGCTCTTAGTGACTTGCTCGGCGGTGGACTTGGAGCCGTAGCCGCTCGCTCCGACGGAACCTATGAGGTATTTCACGGTGtcaagcatttttctttcccCAAGTTTCCTAGTTAAGAGTTTGGTGGACGCTCGTCGTTGACCAAGGATCCTGGTGTGTGGGGACAAAGGCGTTGGGACTGTCACAAAAACCCAGTACGTGTTGGGCTTATTTTGCAGTCTGAAGTATGTGCTATGCCAGGCTTCTTCTGCAGCCTACGCCGCTCTGCATTTACTCTGTTACTCTGTATCCGTGCGTCTGCGATCAATctagagaggaagagagaggttGCAGGGACAAACGAAGGAAGGAATCTTTTTGTGGGATTTTATGATGCATAGCTGGGTGGAGAATccgtgagtgagagagagagagaggatcacCATCACATAAATTTGTCAGGGATTGATTGGCAAAAAATTGATGCATGATTGGGTTTAAAGCTGTTTATTAGTCGGTATAATCCAAGATTAATAGATATGTCTGATTTTCTTGTTTAATGGTATGGgtttaaaaatatctctaaaTATTATCCGattgtattttcttattttagaaaatacaaggaaaatgataaaatcttgaTAATCATGCTATATTAGTCTCATAAACATTTGTCTATATTACATCATCCGacttgatgaaataattaaaaataaaattatctatcaCTTAATCCAAAGagtttcttgattaaaaaatcTGAAGATTTTATTGGTTCAGAAAAAAGAttcatattttttgaaaaacaattttATGTGAGACAGATCCGCATGAAAAGATTACCTTTTTATAATTACAAGGgacctcaaatttttttttttttaaaatgattatgcagATTTTAACATCTTAAAATTGCATGTAACActtctttaaattataagaaaatatttaagttaataaataaaagtgttAGATATAAATTGACTTGGCTAGATGTAaaatgttagatttactttaaaattaaagaacaaatttaCAATCTGATATTTTAATCAAACTAAGTCAATTCAAGTTTTCACTTTCTTAAAATCTCAATGTAAACATctttcttgaattaataattttatttacgtaatataatttaattttaaagataaattttaaattttataaattaaattatataatataaataatgtgtaaagatttttaaataaaaatatacacttataaaataaatgttaaatttaagaAAGAATGGGTAGCAtagtttgtttttgtatataagataaaatgagttgagataaaaattaaaagttgaataaaatattattatgatatatttttttaatattatttttattttaaaattttaaataattaaattatttattttattttatataaaaattttaaaaaaaaaaacacataattattagatgataaaaatagttgtgaaaaaaaaaatggcggTATTGTAGAGAACGTGGCTAGACCAGACACGGCTAAAGTAAGAAAAACCACTCCGGTTTTGACCGTATCCGTCGGAGGAACATTTACCCCACGTTTAGACGAATGAACAGCTTAGCACAATGCCGATCATGATACTGGTAAATTAATGATCGGCAAACGTGGGACGATAGTTGGTTGGGAACGGGATGAGTCGGCGATTAATTAAATGGAAGAATCAATGTAGGACACGAGTGACGAGGCGAGATGTAAGAATCGTCAAAGGGGAATTGCACGTGAGGGTTTCAAACTGTTCCAGATCGGTCAATCCCACGGCCTCGAATCTTGTATTTCGTCGGGATAATTAAGTTATTACACAGTCAAATAATTCCCGGTCAAACCCCGGATTGTTCCTTTATAATATGATAAGttaagagataagattaatGATAAgcttacattttatttattgttgttttattatttaattgttttttattttatcttttaaatctagattaaaaatttattgaacttcttgtataatttaaaaaaaaaaattcaatcaaccaatataattatataatttaattaaaaataaattcaattttatagaaatttcttttattttattattataatttttttaaaatttttatataaaatataataaataatttaattttttaaaattttaaaataataataataataaataatattttaacaataatattttttttattttttaatttttatctcaatttactgTCAAAATTGTATCTAAATGTACCCACGTAATTTTGGTATTTGGATATGCTTTTTTAACACGCACGATTTCGAGATCAAACAGCATTTTCACAGTACAGATCCATGCATACTTCTAATTGATTTATTGGCTTTTATTTCACACCTATATACGATTATATCTGTTAATTCTTACATGCACCAAATAACTATTGGGTCATGTTAAAACCcaagattaatataatatggCCATAAAAAACTTGTATGTACGTggaattacaagaaaattatttatttgtgataaattaattataatgaaatgactatttataattaaaatttgttacaaataatcttttgattgtaataaattggtcacaaaaattcatttttcttatagatcAAAGTActaagcctcgtttgttttcggaaatgagatgagattaaagttaaaaaattaaataaaatattgttagaatatatttatacattgtCTGATCTATATAGTTATACGTGTtgacattttaattaaatggctTTTTACGTACGTTATTCAACACGTCACTAAGTACAATTTAAGGATAAtacatttaaatgaaaaatgccATTTCTCTAAACCCAAAGTACTTGTCTTGGTCACTAATTTAAGTTCTTTGGAACATAGActtatgtttggatattaaactgagttgagttgaattgaaatgataaaatattattagaatttttttcaatattattattattttgacatttgaaaaaattaaattatttattatattttgtgttaaaatttaaaaaaattataatgatgaattgagatgagtttatgaTCCAAACGAAGTCCGCATTAAATgttattcaaaatttgataaattcttCATGATCAGTGTTATGATTAATTCTAATGTCAAATCATGAATGGAGTCCGTATGAAACCATGCATGCTTGTGGCTCCGATCGACAACATATGTGTTGACATACATGAAGATCTTGGTTTAGTTAACGAGAGACtttcttggaaaccaaaatTACAGtgctatatgcatgtatatatatatatatatatatatatatatacatgcatggaTGCCACGAATATTTTCCTCTTAATTAGCACATGCATGGGAAACATATAGACCTACCCATAAGATTCCTCCAGGCAATTAAGAAcatgcagatatatatatagaggccAGAAGTACATGGGGTTTCAGATCGATCCTATCTGCTAGCGCCCGGCCTGCAATCCCAGTAGTTCATCAAATCCCTCACATATCAAAAGAGAAAGATCATGTGGACTTTATAGGGTTCTATTACAGCTTTAAACTTTAAAGGACGTTATCTCTGGCCATCTGTAATAATCAGAAACCTTGGCCCTCCAAATTTCTCTGTCTCCCTGGTCATCTTCTATTTTGTTCTTTAGCCTTCCCCAGTACATGAACTGTAGGCTAGGGCACGAAAAAAATGTTCTTATCCTTGTCACACTGACACTAGCTTTGGCAGACTTATGTTTTAATATCTGTCGTTTATCTTGTTGCTTGGGATCATATAAAGAAGGAGAACTTTATTgttcaaaacataaattaaagaaaagaaaagtatgaTTTTGCTTTCGAGACATTATATTTTGATTGAATTAGTTCGTCTTGTACGTTCGTGCATGGTGTTTTTAGATGATATACAGATACATCCCACTTGCTCATTGTAGCTAGTCCATGCATGGAGATagattaagaaaacaaaaatgaaaaaatatattcagtTCACCCAAAATTTTCAACCTTTTGATGATCGATCTGCTTGAATTGCATGGCcgggaaagaaaatatttttgtaaaagaaaaatatattcagGCTCTTTTTTATTCGACAAGATAAGACATGTGACAGCAACAAAAGCTATGTTCGTCTCATTACACACATAGGATACTCATGTTTTTCGTACAAGGTGCATGAAAACACAAGAAAAGGAAAGTGCATAATCATCCATaaagctggaaaaaaaaaacaaataacacTCAATATTGATCCGATCCGTAGTAACTTGTTGTATAATAAAGGAGAAAAAGACGCTCGCATGCAGGAGAAAACGGCTTCTACCTTCACATCTTAATTACTCATTCTCCTCCGGCCTCCCCACCAGCTTGTAAGAGAGAGATCATCATGTAGAGGTTGGAAATTTTGTAATCATGCATATCCTTAATAATGGATTTAACCTCTGCAGATCGTCTCCAGCTAGCTAGATAGATTCTCCAACCACCATTAATCTTTAACTTGCCATTGGCACACGGCTCGGTAAAGATAAAAGATCAGTTGTCCGGGACATGAATCTGGCTAGCAATATTGTTTGTTGAGTACAGCAAGGCTTTCGAAGGTTGATCAAAGATatttgattttccttttttaagttcaattaattatacccacaaaaaataatcattatcatcattatagttgagaataagaaataagatatatatatatatatagacaatattattcaatattcaaaGAAAAGGACATGTTTGATATTTCACGTTAGCATGCAAGCAAGCTTAGGTCGAGTCAGTCCCACATATAAACCATGCATGCGTACTGTAACACGTTTTGTGCCATATATGCACCAAAGTGTGTGAAAAATTGCTCGAGCACAAAGAGTAGAGTTTGTACTTTTAGGATTTAATTTAAGCAACAACCAAGTCTGTATTAGTGTAAGTTAAAACTATAACTCGAATAAAGACATCCTTACTCCAGCTTAAttataggatatatatatatatagagagagagagagagagagagagagagagagagagagagagagcttaatTTGTAGCCTAAAgttctttcattttaatttgtctccAATATATGGTACACCCCCCACCGTATCAAATCTTGGATTTTGTTCGCCATTATCTTAATCAATAACAGTACTGATCTCTTTTGCTCTCATTTGGGTGTTTGGTTCGCCAACTCTCTTTGACTATTAAGAATCAGACTAATAgattatgttaaaaataattaattaggacGTCTAGTCATACTTTCCACAATCCATTTgcaaatctatttataaaaaaaatacattttgttaatatttaaaaaatgggtGTGATTTGAATACTAGGGTTAATCTTCAATGATTGCCACTATTTTTTATGGTAGCCCCCTAACTAGTCCTAAAGGGGGACCCTTTTCCATTCAATTAGCTAGGGTACTGGTTTATAAGGGATTCCAATATCTTGGTCTAATTAAAGTATTAAACTAATATTGCGCTAATGATATTAATCATCTTTCCACCTCCTAATTGCATGCTTTTAATATCTCTAAATTTAATGAATAATGGTGTGGCATTTTTTTAGTACTTTTCTTGTAGAATAAGGTTGTCATGGACCTCGCATTATCACCCTTTAGTTCCAAAAGAAAGTGTCtcgatatatatacatgaattgtTTATATGAACTAAAAAGTAGCATTCCCTTAACCCAGTAGTGGGaaaaaaaaggattgaaaatatatattagaatacaAAAAACGAAGAAGCCTCTTAAAATACCGAAAATTGGATCAAGACTCCTTTAAATTCTATTTCGAATTTTAAGGAATTCAAGTAAACAAGAGATAGACAAGTAAAATTATCAgccttacaatatttattgttgcTCGGTCTAGTATATGTATTTTCGACAATATCAACAaatattataggaaaaaatctatttgtcatctattttttcatcatctcatgCTGTAATATTAGATGATATGttcacaaatattaaaatataataaataatctctaatcatttaatgtcacatcaatataggatgatgagaggatgatgataattgagatgatgagtaacatgaATCCGTTTCTTTGTGTCATAAAACCACTtgttgaattaatttaattgggattttaaataataatttctcgtgcatacaaaacaaaacaaaagaaatgagtCATGGTGCCATCAGCTCGCTGCATATAATTAG from Juglans regia cultivar Chandler chromosome 2, Walnut 2.0, whole genome shotgun sequence carries:
- the LOC109002065 gene encoding short-chain dehydrogenase TIC 32 A, chloroplastic-like; this encodes MLDTVKYLIGSVGASGYGSKSTAEQVTKSSSDLRSVTAIITGATSGIGAETARALAKGGARLVLPARNLKAAEEAKARIVSECPESEIVVMPLDLSSLGSVRNFVSEFESLDLPLNLLINNAGKFAHEHAISEDGIEMTFATNYLGHFLLTKLLLNRMIETAKNTGVQGRIVNVSSGIHGWFSGDMIGYLGLITRNKSHYDATRAYALSKLANVLHTKELARRLKQMEANVTANCVHPGIVRTGLTREREGLVTDLAFFFASKLLKTIPQAAATTCYVATHPRLLNVSGKYFADCNEASTSKLGYNSAEAARLWSASEIMVSKDPKLVFDPLNALV